DNA sequence from the Streptomyces cinnabarinus genome:
GCGCACCGCGGTGAGGAGGCGGGCGGCTGGCTGTGGACCATCGCGGCCCGTCGGCTCGTCGACGCGCGGCGGGCACAGGAACGGGCAGAGCGGCTGCCGACCACGCCGATCGACGAGACACGGGCCGGGTACACACCGGCCGCGTCCGCGCCCTCCGCGGAGGAGAGGGTGCTGGCGGGTCTCGAGTACGGCGATGTCGGCACCGCTCTGGACCGGATCTCGCCGGAGCTGCGGGAGGTGCTGCGCGCCACGGTGGTGGACGGACTGACGACCCGTGAGACCGCCCGGCTGCTGGGCATCCCCGAGGGCACCGTCAAGTCCCGGGCGATGCGCGCCCGAGCGGAACTCCGGGCGGCACTCGTCCAGTTGGCCCCGTCCCCGATGGGAGGCCCGGCATGACCGGCCGGCACGCGCCCGACACCCTGATCGCCCGCTACACGGAGGGCACGCTCCCGGACTCCGACGCCTGCTCCCTGGAGAAGCACCTGGAGTCCTGCACGGCTTGCGCGGTCCGCGTGTCCCGGGCGGTGCGCGCGACGGGGGCGGGCCCGGCACTGGCGGAGGTGAGAGAGGCGGTGCTGGGGGCAGCGCCGGTCACGGCACCGAAGCCTGTCCGCGTTCGCACCCCCCGCCTCCTCTGGGCCGCCGCCCCCGCCGTGCGCGGTGCCTGGCTGCCCGCCGTCCTGCTCGTGGCGCTCGGGGCGGTGGCGCTGGCGTACGGTGCCGGCTTCGCGGGCGCCCGCCCCCTGCTGCTGGCCGTCGCGCCGGTCGTACCGGTCGCCGGGGTCGCCCTGTCCTACGGCAGACACGCCGATCCGCTGCATGAACTGGCCGCGTCCACACCGTCCGCCGGACTGCGGCTGGTGCTGACCCGCTCGGCGGTCGTGCTGGCGGTGAGCCTGCCGCTGCTGACCCTCGCCGGTCTGCTGCTGCCGTCCTCCGGCGCCCCGGGTGCCGCCGCCTGGCTGCTGCCCGGACTGGCGCTGACGCTGGCCGCGCTGGCCCTCGGCGGCTGGCTCGGGCTGCGCACGGCGACGGCCGTGACCGGCGGCGGCTGGCTGTGCGCCGTCCTCGCACCGGCGCTCGCGGCCCCCGACGGCGCGGTCTCCCGGCACCTGGCGGACCAGCTCTCCGCCTACGTCGGCGGCCCCGCCACCCAGAGCGGCTGGGCGGCGGCAGCGGCCCTGTGCGCCGCTCTGCTGGCCGCCCGCCGCACCGCGTACGACCGCCTCGAACCGCGCTGACGCGCGTCGTACCGCACCGACACCCACAACTCCCTTTCCCAGGAGCCCTCTTGACCACGATCCAGGTGGCCGGTCTGCGTGTCCGGCACCGCAGAACCGTTGCCCTCGACTCGCTAGACCTCGACTTCGGACCCGGTGTGCACGGCCTGCTCGGTCCGAACGGCGCGGGCAAGACCTCACTGATCCGGGTGCTCGCCACCGTCGCCGCCCCGACCGGCGGCCGGGTGGAGATGCTCGGCGCGGACCTCGGCGACCCCGGCAGGCGGGCCGCAGTCCGCCGCCGACTGGGCTATCTGCCGCAGGAGTTCGGCTACTACCCGGGCTTCACCGTGCGCGAGTTCGTGGCCTACATGGCCTGGCTGAAGGAGATGCCCGCCGCCGACGCCCCGGCCGCCGTCGAGCGCGCGGTCGCCCGGGTCGGGCTCGCCGACCGGATCGACACGAGGATCAGGACGCTGTCCGGCGGCATGATCCGCCGCGTCGGCATCGCCCAGGCCATCGTCAACGACCCAAGCGTGCTGCTGCTGGACGAGCCGACCGCGGGTCTGGATCCGGAGCAGCGCGTGGAGTTCCGCGAGCTGCTGCGCGAACTGGGCGCCTCGGCCACCGTCCTGGTCTCCACGCACTTGGTCGAGGACGTGACCGCGGCCTGCACCGAGGTCACCCTCATCGCCGAGGGCCGCCTCGCCTACCGCGGCACCCCCGACTCCCTGAGCGCCCTCGGCGCCACGGCGGACGGCGTCGGCGACAGCCCCATCGAGCGCGGCTACACCGCGGCCCTGCGCGCCCACCGCGAGTCCTCCCCCCTGGCGGAGGCGACGGCCCGATGACCCTCCTGACCCAACGGCCGGAGCGGACCGAGAAGCCGTACCGGCCCACCCACCCCCTGCGCCCCGACTTCGTTCGCGGCTTCGCCCCGCTCGCCGGTGCCGCCGTACTCCTCACCCTGCTCGTCGCCCTCGCCGAACCGGCGGAGCGCTGGCAGGGCGGCTGGACGGAGACCCGGGACCAGGTGCACGCCGCGGCGACCCTGCTGGGCATCCCCCTCGCGCTCGCCGCGGGCTGTTGGCAGGGCGGCCGGGAACGCCGGCGCCGTACCGGCGACCTGCTGGAGACATCCGTACGCGGCTCGCTCGCCCGCTTCCTCGCCGCGGCCCTCCCGGTCGCCGTCTGGGTGGCCGTGGGACACCTCGTCGCGGCCGGGTCCGCGCTGGTGGCGACCTGGTACTGCGCCACGGGTGACGGCCCGTACCTGCTCGTGCCGCTCGTGGACACGGTCGTCATGGGCGGCGCGGCGCTCGCGGGGCAGGTGGTGGGCCGGGTGCTGCCCTGGCGTCCGACACCACTGCTGCTGGCGGCGGCCGCGTACCTCACCTTCAGCTTCCTGGCCTACGGCGCGCCGGACGCCCTCGGTCACCTCTCCCCGATCGCCGACACCTCTCACGGGGACGAGCCGGTGTGGTGGCAGCCCCTGGCGGCGGCCGGCTGGACGATCGGTCTCGCCGCGGCCGCGGTCCTCGCGCTGGCCGCCCGCCGCCGCGCCACGGCCGTACTGCCGCTGGCCGTCGCGACCGCCGCCGGCGTGCTGCTGGTGCAGACCGGCGACGGCCTGCACCGCGCCGACCCGGACGCCGGGCGCCAGGTCTGCGACACCTCCACCGCCCCGCAGATCTGCGTCAACGCCCGCCACAAGAACCTCCTGCCGCAGCTCACCCAGGCCCTGTCGGGTCTGACGGCACGCCTTGAGGGCGTACAGAACCTGCCCGTGCGGTTCGAGGACCGGCCCGGCCGGTCCCGCCCGGACGAGGTCCAGTTGCCGATGCTCACCCCGTTCGGCTCGTCCGTCGTGCGCGGGGAGCTCACCGACCCCGAGCAGTACGCGTGGGAGGCCGGGATGATGCTGATCGGCCGGGCCTGGTGCGACCGTACGGATCCCGTCGTCGACCGAACCGACCGGGCCGTGGAGCACTACCTCGCACCCAGCCCGGCCGAGGAGCACTTCGACGAACTCGACGCCAAGGGCAGCGCCGCCGACCGCGCCGAGCTCAAGGCCAGGCAGCAGGCCCGCGCCAAGCTGCTGGCGATGGACGACGAGGAGCGCCGCACCTGGCTGTCGGAGTACTTCGCGACGACCGACCGCTGCGACCCGAAGGGAGTGCCGACACTGTGACGACCGCCGGCCTCACCCTCTACGCCCGCTCCCGCGCCCTCCCGGCCGCGGTCGCCGCCCTGGCCGCCACCACGGCCCTGGCCCTGTGGTCAGCCCAGGGCCCGGACCCGGACCGTCCGTTCCCGCCGGCGGCCCTTGCCCCGCTGCTCGCCGCAGCGGCAATCGGCACCAGCCTCCGCACCCCCTCCGACGAACTCGACCGCACAGCGGCCCGCCCCTGGTGGCGCCCCCGTCTGCTCCACCTGCTGACGCTCACCGCCCTGGCGACAGCCCTGCTCACCCTGGCCCAGCCCGTCGACCCACCCACCATGATCCGCAACCTCCTGGGCGCCACGGGCCTGACGGCAGGGGCGGCGGTGGTACTGGGGGCACGCCTGAGCTGGCTGCCGTTGTTCGGATACGTCATAGCGATGTACCTGGGGATCTCAGGCTGGACAACGGCGGCAGCATTGTTCGTGGCGGGAGGCACCGCTTACGTAATAAGGGGGCCGCGCAAAACTCCGTAGTTAGGGGCGCGGGGAACTGCGCGACCAGCCCCCACGCACCCGCAGCCGAACACACACAAAGGCCCGGATTCATCAGGCAGAAATGCCATCGATCCGGGCCAAAGCATCATCCGCGCCATACGGTTGCAAATACGGCAACCAGCGCGGATCCCTATGCCCGGTCCCAATGATTCGCCAGGCCAGACCGGACGGCGGAGCCGGTTTGTGCCGCAGCCGCCAGCCGATCTCGAACAGATGACGGTCGGCCTTCACGTGGTTGCAGCGGCGGCAGGACGCCACCACGTTGTCCCAGACGTGCTTGCCCCCGCGGCTGCGCGGGATGACGTGGTCGACGCTGGTTGCGACGCCACCGCAGTACATGCACCGGCCCCCGTCCCGCGCGAACAGCGCCCGCCGGGTAAGAGGAACGGGCCCCCGATAGGGAACCCGGACGAATCGCTTGAGCCGGACCACGCTTGGTGCGGGGACTGTGACGGTTGCGCTGTGCATGAAGGCGCCGGACTCCTCAAGGCATACGGCCTTGTTTTCGAGGACGAGGACGAGCGCGCGGCGAAGCGGTACGACGCCGAGTGGCTCGTACGACGCGTTGAGGACCAGGACATGCGGCACGGATGCCTCCTTGGGCGTCGGCGGCGCGTGGCTCGCGCCGGGACGATCTGTAGTCAGTCTCCCCTCAGGCCTGGCGAATGCGCCACCATGTCCAGGTAACGGGCTGAGAGTGTTTTCGACCACACCTTTCTTCATCCCCAGGTGAGTACGGTCTCTCCCCCGAACATTGCAACGATCCACACACGATGCACCGTTAGTGTGGTGGGTCTGCCCCCTCGGTGACCTTTCCGTGACCTTGATGACCTTGACGACCTTGACCGCCGTACCGGGAGGCAGACGCCATACCTGGAGGTACCCGTCGTGTCCTTGTCCGCCGTCCTGCTGGCCGCCGGCTCCACTCCGTCCCCGTCTCCTTCACAGACGACACCGGCGGTCCCGTCGCTCCAGGAAGCCCAGGAGAGCGCGACCCACGCCGCGAGCTGGGTCGAGGAGAACTGGTCGACCTGGCTCGCCATCAGCCTTCGGGTCCTGCTGATCCTGGTGATCGCGGCGGTACTGAGAGTGGTGGTGCGGCGGGCGATCACCAAGCTCATAGACCGGATGAACCGCACGGTCTCGGCGGTGGACGGCACGGCGATCGGCGGGCTGCTGGTCAATGTGGAGCGGCGGCGCCAGCGCTCGCAGGCGATCGGCTCGGTACTGCGCTCGGTGGCCAGCTTCCTGATCATGGGCACCGCGGCCCTGATGATCCTGGGCACGTTCGAGATCAATCTCGCCCCGCTGCTGGCCTCTGCCGGTGTCGCGGGCGTGGCGATCGGCTTCGGCGCCCGCAACCTCGTCACCGACTTCCTCTCCGGCGTCTTCATGATCCTGGAGGACCAGTACGGCGTCGGCGACTCGATCGACGCGGGGGTCGCCTCCGGCGAGGTGATCGAGGTGGGCCTGCGGGTGACGAAGCTGCGCGGCGACAACGGCGAGATCTGGTACGTCCGCAACGGCGAGGTCAAGCGGATCGGCAACCTCTCCCAGGGCTGGTCCACGGCCGGGGTCGATGTGACGGTCCGCCCGAGCGAGGACCTGGACCGGGTGAAGAGCGTCATCGCCGACGTCGCCGAGCGGATGAGCAAGGAGGAGCCGTGGAACGAGCTCCTGTGGGGCCCGATCGAGACCCTCGGCCTGGACAGCGTGCTGCTGGAGTCCATGGTGGTCCGGGTCTCGGCGAAGACCATGCCGGGCAAGGCGCTGACCGTGGAGCGCGAGCTGCGCTGGCGGATCAAGCGGGCCTTCGACGCGGCCGGCATCCAGATGGTCGGCGGTCCGCTGCCCGTGGAGGACGCGGCCCCGGCCGACCCGACCGCGGGCATGGCGGCGCCGTCGGCCTACGCCAACACCTCCTCGCCGCAGGCCCAGGCGGCGACGCCGCTCGCGCCGCCGAGCGTGACGAAGTAGCCGCGAGGCGATAGGGCCTGTCGTCGCGCGAAGCCCCGCCGGACCTCTCCGGCGGGGCTTCGCCGTACCCCACCGATGCCGAGGGTCTTGACGCCCTCCGCCCGTGGGCCTACCTTCCTCGTCAAACGATAGGAAAGTTTCCTAACAGTGCCACCTCACCCACTCACGGCGCCCCCGGCGCCCGAGGCGGCGTGAGAAGCTTCACCCCGAAAGGCAGGTGCAGATCCGATGGCAGGAACCGCCGGTACACCGGGTACCCCGCGCGTCCTGCGCGC
Encoded proteins:
- a CDS encoding RNA polymerase sigma factor, which encodes MRLFRPVGGHREKDQGDAALLAAVAAGDAAAMATLYDRHAGWLHARLTRRCADPEVVREVLQDTFVTVWRSARAHRGEEAGGWLWTIAARRLVDARRAQERAERLPTTPIDETRAGYTPAASAPSAEERVLAGLEYGDVGTALDRISPELREVLRATVVDGLTTRETARLLGIPEGTVKSRAMRARAELRAALVQLAPSPMGGPA
- a CDS encoding zf-HC2 domain-containing protein; protein product: MTGRHAPDTLIARYTEGTLPDSDACSLEKHLESCTACAVRVSRAVRATGAGPALAEVREAVLGAAPVTAPKPVRVRTPRLLWAAAPAVRGAWLPAVLLVALGAVALAYGAGFAGARPLLLAVAPVVPVAGVALSYGRHADPLHELAASTPSAGLRLVLTRSAVVLAVSLPLLTLAGLLLPSSGAPGAAAWLLPGLALTLAALALGGWLGLRTATAVTGGGWLCAVLAPALAAPDGAVSRHLADQLSAYVGGPATQSGWAAAAALCAALLAARRTAYDRLEPR
- a CDS encoding ABC transporter ATP-binding protein, with the protein product MTTIQVAGLRVRHRRTVALDSLDLDFGPGVHGLLGPNGAGKTSLIRVLATVAAPTGGRVEMLGADLGDPGRRAAVRRRLGYLPQEFGYYPGFTVREFVAYMAWLKEMPAADAPAAVERAVARVGLADRIDTRIRTLSGGMIRRVGIAQAIVNDPSVLLLDEPTAGLDPEQRVEFRELLRELGASATVLVSTHLVEDVTAACTEVTLIAEGRLAYRGTPDSLSALGATADGVGDSPIERGYTAALRAHRESSPLAEATAR
- a CDS encoding HNH endonuclease, with the translated sequence MPHVLVLNASYEPLGVVPLRRALVLVLENKAVCLEESGAFMHSATVTVPAPSVVRLKRFVRVPYRGPVPLTRRALFARDGGRCMYCGGVATSVDHVIPRSRGGKHVWDNVVASCRRCNHVKADRHLFEIGWRLRHKPAPPSGLAWRIIGTGHRDPRWLPYLQPYGADDALARIDGISA
- a CDS encoding mechanosensitive ion channel family protein, which translates into the protein MSLSAVLLAAGSTPSPSPSQTTPAVPSLQEAQESATHAASWVEENWSTWLAISLRVLLILVIAAVLRVVVRRAITKLIDRMNRTVSAVDGTAIGGLLVNVERRRQRSQAIGSVLRSVASFLIMGTAALMILGTFEINLAPLLASAGVAGVAIGFGARNLVTDFLSGVFMILEDQYGVGDSIDAGVASGEVIEVGLRVTKLRGDNGEIWYVRNGEVKRIGNLSQGWSTAGVDVTVRPSEDLDRVKSVIADVAERMSKEEPWNELLWGPIETLGLDSVLLESMVVRVSAKTMPGKALTVERELRWRIKRAFDAAGIQMVGGPLPVEDAAPADPTAGMAAPSAYANTSSPQAQAATPLAPPSVTK